The proteins below come from a single Roseiflexus sp. RS-1 genomic window:
- a CDS encoding ATP-dependent helicase, which yields MTDSAAILSALNPAQQQAVTVDPGPVLVLAGPGSGKTRVLTHRVAYLIGVQGVDPHTILAVTFTNKAAREMRDRLVALIGAGQSAALTVGTFHSICARFLRRDIVHLGRERDFAIYDTDDQLRVMKRVLRDLNLDEKKHPPRAIHAAISRAKNELITPSDYSRHARSYFEEVTARCFARYQELLRDSNALDFDDLLVETVRLFDHHPTVLERYQERYRFLLADEYQDTNRAQYVLLKQLAARHRNIFVVGDEDQSVYAFRGADIRNILSFEQDYPDAQVILLEQNYRSTQAILDVAQAVINRSAQRRREKRLWTHNGAGAKVQLIEGYDQDEEAQLVAAEIARLLASGAYQPGDIAIMYRTNAQSRAVEEALLARQLRYVIVGGTRFYERKEIKDALAYLRLALNPFDDISLSRVLNWPARGIGQRTQEDLERRAGAAAVPLYVALQMLAAETDPASSAGGGAGGRARNVLLGFLSLIDEMIAQRQRLTLGALMEWLFAQVGFREALQREYGEEEGEDRWNNVLELRNVAENYATLPIESQLPTFLEEVALVSDIDTLQEERDAITCITLHQAKGLEFPVVFLVGLEEGLLPHARSTDDRDALDEERRLFYVGATRAKERLYLLHAFRRTTYGRADIATPSRFLHDIPPDLLQRTPKRGYAAQQSSLFTNRAAIAREQRQERTQPSRRSAPDGPRDVAFFAGQKVRHAQFGEGIVVSSKLVEGDEEVTVAFVGKGVKRLLASFANLQRADD from the coding sequence ATGACTGATTCTGCTGCAATTCTGAGCGCGTTGAACCCGGCGCAGCAGCAGGCGGTGACGGTTGATCCCGGTCCGGTGCTGGTGCTCGCCGGTCCGGGGAGCGGGAAGACGCGCGTGCTGACCCATCGCGTCGCGTATCTGATCGGCGTCCAGGGTGTCGATCCGCATACGATTCTGGCAGTGACGTTCACCAACAAGGCGGCGCGTGAGATGCGCGACCGCCTTGTTGCTTTGATCGGCGCAGGACAGTCGGCGGCGTTGACGGTCGGCACCTTTCACAGTATCTGCGCGCGCTTTCTGCGCCGCGACATTGTTCACCTGGGGCGGGAGCGCGATTTTGCGATCTACGATACTGATGATCAACTACGGGTGATGAAGCGTGTCCTGCGCGATTTGAACCTCGATGAGAAGAAACATCCGCCGCGCGCTATCCACGCCGCCATTTCGCGCGCCAAGAATGAATTGATCACTCCATCCGACTATAGTCGCCATGCGCGTTCGTACTTCGAGGAGGTGACGGCGCGTTGTTTTGCACGGTATCAGGAACTGTTGCGTGACTCGAATGCGCTCGATTTCGACGATCTGCTGGTGGAAACGGTGCGTCTCTTCGATCATCACCCGACCGTGCTCGAACGCTATCAGGAACGCTACCGCTTCCTCCTGGCGGATGAGTACCAGGATACGAACCGGGCGCAGTATGTTCTGCTGAAGCAACTGGCAGCGCGGCATCGCAATATCTTCGTCGTTGGCGATGAGGATCAGTCGGTCTATGCGTTTCGCGGCGCCGACATCCGGAATATTCTCTCGTTCGAGCAAGATTACCCCGATGCGCAGGTCATTCTGCTGGAGCAGAATTACCGCAGCACCCAGGCAATCCTCGATGTCGCCCAGGCGGTCATCAACCGCAGCGCACAGCGGCGGCGCGAAAAACGCCTCTGGACGCACAACGGCGCGGGCGCGAAAGTCCAGCTCATCGAAGGGTACGACCAGGACGAAGAGGCGCAACTGGTTGCTGCGGAAATCGCCCGTTTGCTTGCCAGCGGTGCGTATCAGCCAGGCGACATTGCCATCATGTATCGCACAAACGCGCAATCGCGCGCCGTTGAAGAAGCGTTGCTTGCGCGTCAGTTGCGCTATGTGATCGTCGGCGGTACGCGCTTCTATGAGCGGAAGGAGATCAAAGACGCGCTTGCCTATCTGCGTCTGGCGCTCAATCCGTTCGATGACATCAGCCTGAGTCGGGTGTTGAACTGGCCCGCCCGCGGCATCGGGCAGCGCACGCAGGAGGACCTGGAGCGGCGCGCAGGCGCGGCTGCTGTGCCGTTGTATGTGGCGCTCCAGATGCTCGCTGCTGAAACCGATCCGGCGTCCTCTGCAGGCGGAGGGGCGGGGGGGCGTGCGCGCAATGTCCTGCTCGGCTTTCTTTCGCTGATCGATGAGATGATAGCTCAGCGTCAGCGCCTGACGCTTGGCGCATTGATGGAATGGCTGTTTGCGCAGGTAGGGTTCCGTGAGGCGTTGCAGCGTGAGTATGGCGAAGAGGAAGGGGAGGATCGGTGGAATAACGTGCTGGAATTGCGCAACGTTGCCGAGAACTATGCCACGCTGCCGATTGAGAGTCAGTTGCCGACGTTTCTCGAAGAAGTTGCGCTGGTCTCCGACATCGATACTCTTCAGGAAGAGCGCGACGCTATCACATGCATTACGCTGCATCAGGCGAAAGGGTTGGAGTTTCCCGTCGTCTTCCTGGTCGGTCTCGAAGAAGGATTGCTTCCGCACGCCCGCTCGACCGATGACCGCGACGCGCTCGATGAGGAGCGCCGGTTGTTCTACGTTGGCGCGACCCGCGCAAAAGAGCGTCTCTATCTGCTCCACGCCTTTCGCCGCACCACCTATGGGCGCGCCGACATCGCCACACCGTCGCGCTTTCTCCACGACATCCCGCCCGACCTGCTGCAACGCACACCGAAGCGCGGGTACGCTGCACAGCAGTCGTCGCTGTTCACCAATCGCGCGGCAATTGCGCGCGAGCAGCGCCAGGAACGCACACAGCCGTCGCGCCGTTCCGCGCCCGACGGACCGCGCGACGTCGCCTTCTTTGCCGGGCAGAAAGTGCGCCACGCGCAGTTCGGCGAGGGGATCGTCGTCAGTTCAAAACTGGTCGAAGGCGACGAAGAAGTGACTGTCGCTTTTGTGGGCAAGGGAGTCAAACGTCTGCTGGCGAGTTTCGCCAACCTCCAGCGCGCCGACGATTGA
- a CDS encoding macro domain-containing protein — MAVALTLCDRSEEMVRAWQRYFPLDLGVRIVKGNILTLPVEALAVPANSFGYTDGGIDLTISREIFDWRLQERLRAVIDRQYAGELLVGQALVMATGSDRFRYVVVAPTMRVPGDVSATINAYLAMRGILLAVEAHNQSAQFGHERIRSIAVPGLATGVGKMPPERSAFQMYTAYRSIVLSDLEWTRSLDKQVEYDRKMREIGAARTGDS, encoded by the coding sequence ATGGCGGTGGCTCTGACGCTCTGCGACCGCTCAGAGGAGATGGTGCGCGCCTGGCAGCGTTATTTCCCGCTCGATCTCGGGGTGCGGATCGTGAAGGGGAATATCCTGACACTGCCGGTCGAGGCGCTGGCAGTGCCGGCGAACTCCTTTGGGTATACCGATGGCGGCATCGATCTGACGATCAGTCGTGAAATCTTCGACTGGCGTCTGCAAGAACGGTTACGCGCCGTGATCGACCGGCAGTATGCGGGAGAGTTGCTCGTCGGTCAGGCGCTTGTGATGGCGACCGGCAGCGATCGCTTCCGCTATGTGGTGGTGGCGCCGACGATGCGCGTTCCCGGCGACGTCAGCGCAACGATCAACGCCTACCTGGCGATGCGCGGCATTCTGCTCGCAGTTGAAGCGCATAACCAGAGTGCACAGTTCGGGCATGAGCGCATTCGTTCGATTGCAGTGCCGGGACTGGCGACCGGCGTCGGCAAGATGCCGCCAGAACGATCCGCGTTCCAGATGTACACCGCCTACCGCAGTATTGTCCTGAGCGACCTGGAGTGGACCAGATCGCTTGATAAACAGGTGGAGTACGATCGGAAAATGCGCGAGATCGGTGCGGCGCGTACAGGCGACTCATGA
- a CDS encoding cysteine hydrolase family protein, protein MPARMNLADHARAFLTYLDEWFGALQDVPLADVVAGEPERVAVLSIDVINGFCKSGPLASERVGRIARPVADLLRHAYALGVRNFALTQDAHDPQTPEFEAYPPHCIAGSAESDTVEELKALPFFGDIAVFPKNSISSIIGTGLGDWIGARPQIDRFIVVGDCTDLCTYQGAMHLRLEANAHGIQRRVIVPANAVDTFDTPVSTARELRIKAHDGDLHHVLFLHHMAMNGIEVVRALV, encoded by the coding sequence ATGCCTGCCCGGATGAACCTGGCTGACCACGCACGTGCATTCCTGACGTATCTCGATGAGTGGTTCGGCGCGTTGCAGGATGTACCGCTGGCGGACGTTGTCGCCGGTGAACCCGAACGTGTCGCCGTGCTGTCGATCGATGTCATCAACGGCTTCTGCAAGAGCGGTCCGCTGGCGAGCGAGCGCGTGGGTCGAATTGCGCGCCCGGTCGCCGATCTGCTCAGGCATGCCTATGCGCTGGGGGTGCGCAACTTTGCGTTGACGCAGGATGCCCACGATCCGCAGACGCCGGAGTTCGAAGCATACCCGCCGCACTGCATCGCTGGCAGCGCCGAGAGCGATACGGTCGAAGAGTTGAAGGCGCTGCCGTTCTTTGGCGATATTGCTGTCTTTCCCAAGAACTCGATCAGTTCGATAATCGGCACCGGTTTGGGCGACTGGATCGGCGCCCGCCCGCAGATCGATCGGTTCATCGTCGTTGGCGATTGCACCGATCTCTGCACCTATCAGGGCGCGATGCATCTGCGCCTGGAGGCGAATGCGCACGGCATTCAGCGACGTGTGATTGTGCCTGCCAATGCGGTGGATACGTTCGACACACCGGTATCGACGGCGCGCGAACTGCGTATCAAGGCGCACGATGGCGATCTGCACCACGTGCTGTTCCTGCACCATATGGCAATGAACGGGATCGAAGTGGTGCGGGCGCTGGTATAA
- a CDS encoding NUDIX hydrolase — translation MADTTDETAETYDPARYERPSVTVDVVIFTLIDRELHVLLVRRKRWPYEGFWAIPGGFVQLHESLEDAARRELEEETGVRDIYIEQLYTFGDPDRDPRTRVISVAYFALVRADRQRLRVSDESLDVRWFPVREIPSPLAFDHDRILATALARLRSKLEYTTLAFELLPEVFSILELKHIYEQIFGEKLDKGNFYRKIKDAGVLEETGLLREGRGRPTRLYRFRRDRGDGQFVFRWREARIDADDPQDHHPSS, via the coding sequence ATGGCAGACACAACTGACGAAACCGCCGAAACCTACGACCCCGCGCGCTACGAACGCCCCTCCGTCACCGTCGATGTGGTGATCTTCACGCTGATCGATCGCGAACTCCACGTTCTGCTGGTGCGACGCAAACGCTGGCCCTACGAAGGGTTCTGGGCGATTCCCGGCGGTTTCGTGCAACTGCACGAGTCGCTTGAGGATGCTGCGCGCCGCGAACTCGAAGAAGAAACCGGCGTGCGCGACATCTATATCGAGCAGTTGTATACCTTTGGCGATCCGGATCGCGATCCGCGCACGCGGGTGATCAGCGTTGCCTATTTTGCCCTGGTTCGCGCCGACCGGCAGCGTCTGCGGGTGTCGGACGAAAGCCTCGATGTGCGCTGGTTCCCGGTGCGCGAGATTCCGTCGCCGCTCGCCTTCGACCACGACCGCATCCTGGCGACAGCGCTGGCGCGGTTGCGCTCAAAACTGGAGTATACCACCCTGGCGTTCGAACTGCTGCCGGAAGTCTTTTCGATCCTGGAATTGAAACATATCTACGAACAAATTTTCGGCGAAAAACTGGACAAAGGCAATTTCTATCGTAAAATTAAGGACGCCGGCGTGCTGGAGGAGACCGGTCTGCTACGTGAGGGGCGCGGTCGCCCGACGCGGCTCTACCGCTTCCGCCGTGACCGCGGCGATGGGCAGTTCGTCTTCCGCTGGCGCGAGGCGCGTATCGACGCAGATGATCCGCAGGATCATCATCCGTCGTCGTGA
- a CDS encoding radical SAM/SPASM domain-containing protein, whose product MNDSGAAPIRSMPVILCAMDLESHMANAVETDCFAPPETDCACPDDGTPPLLTANIDPTVAYALPALHTDALPGGWVLAFNPHGAAGVVVLDQAAWMLLDRFRQPRRLVDAADEGDDVGMVQRGMLRLARLGLIQRVDRPSGVQRKASETLTVWLHITNACNLRCDYCYINKTPDSMDEARGRQAIDAVIRSAMAHQFRRVKLKYAGGEATLNLPLIVAFHQYARDCATRHNLALDGVVLSNGVALGDRQIRQIRDSGLRLMISLDGIGALHDAQRRFVNGRGSFAHVAQTLDRLAQHGVIPSLSITLSRRNLAGLPETVAYALDRGLPFSLNFYRANDYAAADADLAYGEEEITAAMKAAFAVIEQRLPPYRLFGALLDLVRFDAPHDHPCGVGSAYMVIDQRGRVAKCHMEIKRTVTDVDAPDPLRLIREDATGIQRIPVDAKEGCRTCMWRSWCAGGCPALTYRVTGRFDVRSPNCRIYQALFPAVLRLEGLRLLRYAGGLRLA is encoded by the coding sequence ATGAACGATTCTGGCGCTGCACCGATCCGATCAATGCCGGTGATCCTGTGCGCGATGGATCTGGAGTCGCACATGGCGAATGCGGTTGAGACCGACTGTTTCGCGCCGCCGGAGACCGATTGCGCATGCCCGGACGACGGTACTCCTCCGCTGCTCACTGCCAACATCGATCCAACGGTTGCGTATGCGCTGCCGGCGCTCCACACCGATGCTCTTCCGGGAGGGTGGGTGCTGGCGTTCAACCCGCACGGCGCTGCGGGTGTGGTTGTGCTCGATCAGGCAGCGTGGATGCTGCTCGACCGGTTTCGCCAGCCCCGACGGCTGGTTGATGCCGCCGATGAGGGTGACGACGTCGGGATGGTTCAGCGCGGGATGCTGCGCCTTGCCAGGTTGGGGTTGATCCAGCGCGTTGATCGACCATCAGGCGTCCAGCGCAAGGCATCTGAGACGTTGACTGTCTGGCTGCACATAACGAATGCGTGCAACCTGCGCTGCGACTACTGCTACATCAACAAGACGCCCGATTCAATGGACGAGGCGCGTGGTCGGCAGGCGATTGATGCTGTGATCCGCTCTGCCATGGCGCACCAGTTTCGGCGGGTGAAACTGAAGTATGCTGGCGGCGAGGCGACGCTCAACCTTCCGCTGATAGTCGCGTTTCATCAGTATGCGCGCGATTGCGCAACCAGGCATAATCTTGCTCTCGATGGGGTTGTGCTCAGCAATGGCGTCGCCCTCGGCGACCGCCAGATCCGTCAGATCCGCGACAGCGGGTTGCGCCTGATGATCTCGCTTGATGGCATCGGTGCGCTGCACGATGCGCAACGGCGGTTCGTCAACGGTCGCGGTTCGTTTGCCCACGTGGCGCAGACGCTCGACCGGTTGGCACAGCATGGCGTGATACCGTCGCTCTCGATCACCCTGTCACGCCGCAATCTTGCCGGACTCCCCGAAACAGTCGCGTATGCGCTGGATCGGGGGTTGCCGTTTTCGCTGAACTTTTACCGCGCGAACGACTATGCTGCCGCCGATGCCGATCTCGCCTATGGCGAGGAGGAGATCACTGCGGCGATGAAGGCGGCATTTGCCGTGATCGAACAGCGCCTGCCGCCGTACCGTCTCTTCGGCGCGCTGCTCGATCTGGTTCGGTTCGACGCGCCGCACGACCATCCCTGCGGCGTCGGGAGCGCGTATATGGTCATCGACCAGCGCGGCAGGGTGGCGAAGTGCCACATGGAGATCAAGCGCACCGTGACCGACGTTGATGCGCCTGATCCATTGCGCCTGATCCGCGAAGATGCCACCGGTATTCAGCGCATTCCGGTCGATGCAAAGGAGGGATGCCGGACGTGTATGTGGCGCTCCTGGTGCGCCGGCGGTTGTCCGGCGCTGACGTACCGCGTGACGGGGCGCTTCGACGTCCGATCGCCGAACTGTCGCATCTACCAGGCGCTCTTCCCTGCGGTGCTGCGGCTGGAGGGGTTGCGTTTGCTGCGGTACGCAGGAGGGCTGCGCCTTGCATAG
- a CDS encoding tetratricopeptide repeat protein has product MNEEERYTGAWATPDLIGRRAILDQIDTALSDASGPSIIALYGPGGIGKTRILNDTLRRSRGGVFLAQQAVDLYDMRYHSSLALASAIYASLGVADGSPFRTFEEKREQQYRAQTSGDVRQIAVATQDALQAFIDDVNRLSQSQHVVLALDTLERIAYGATEQRLPFQVAAAWQWLVETVPDWGNVTVLVAGRNQIRHLFPDLERRPAIRLTTIEVGPFTLEETDDYLDAVARAAKQAGEQAVADTLRSLTPQRREQVYRYSGGAPIMLALLADYISIAGFGQLPGILDIETDPARAREDLERQIVERMMGAEGIRDTLPMLGRAPKGVDDELLAHLLDIPVDEARRRLEAIKRLSFIKVRGSRYFLHDEMYTILTRQIYSAPDDAPEAERVNTAIIEWYQGQIDEHHKQLDTLYAPIEQERRFVQVTPQLDHARIASVQQEIQRLLVERMYYTLRLDPLDGFREYVRLSFYTTFTGNTMLDIQIQAELLVFLDERDPSGQQLSIDGLEREIVLGVATIHPVVRLYAENDYAGVIQYAQRLRQEEPQTLQTAGGSTEAALNIWEALARLGRASKEEQDLERADRLLNAAEQILIPIMYDKSEARRWRARSLLALAYHARGFGLRVRGQVRPAIDAYRRAAVLWRRVDVPICLAWTLNNLGFVESEEGNFAAGQALVEESLAIRRKLGARALIGLSYSTLARILILAGDYRSAATSAERALRLFQAVEYRLGQGLALRNLAEALRRSVTRDDDPAERVQILREARDYAHAAYERFAAMGDRLRQIESLIEEGCALRDLIGIKHDHPSLLKEDLDTLMQQSVQAQERAADLARQTNNVFRQVDACVNIAYAGFNGERLDIIEKGLVAAREAIPADYLITRRGLPDLHNPNIQNRQLFTQLARIHMLIGSRLFKHYHRLVQSAGNVKDVAQEYARIAASFVDEISADFQSVNDCLRYAVHHYALAFEYDRLYSLSDPGGLRAKNTVYNWLKDLSAEELDIVAQTVHAIERDYPVGRSAMRDLLESRALLIE; this is encoded by the coding sequence ATGAACGAGGAAGAACGCTATACCGGCGCGTGGGCGACGCCGGACCTGATCGGGCGCAGGGCAATCCTCGATCAGATCGATACAGCGCTCTCTGACGCTTCAGGACCATCCATTATCGCGCTGTATGGTCCCGGCGGCATTGGCAAAACGCGCATCCTGAACGATACGCTCAGGCGGAGCAGAGGCGGCGTCTTCCTGGCGCAGCAGGCGGTCGATCTGTACGACATGCGGTATCACAGCAGTCTCGCGCTTGCCAGCGCAATCTACGCCTCACTGGGTGTTGCTGACGGCAGTCCCTTCCGCACCTTCGAGGAAAAACGTGAGCAGCAGTACAGAGCACAGACATCGGGGGATGTGCGTCAGATCGCTGTAGCAACACAGGATGCATTGCAGGCATTCATCGACGACGTGAACCGCCTCTCGCAGTCGCAGCACGTCGTTCTTGCGCTCGACACGCTTGAACGCATCGCCTACGGCGCTACTGAGCAACGTCTGCCGTTTCAGGTCGCCGCAGCCTGGCAGTGGCTGGTCGAGACAGTGCCCGACTGGGGGAACGTCACCGTGCTGGTCGCCGGGCGCAACCAGATCCGCCATCTCTTCCCCGACCTTGAGCGACGTCCGGCAATTCGTCTGACAACCATCGAAGTGGGACCGTTCACCCTGGAGGAAACAGACGACTACCTGGATGCAGTGGCGCGAGCGGCCAAACAGGCGGGTGAGCAGGCAGTTGCGGACACGCTGCGCAGTCTGACGCCGCAGCGCAGGGAGCAGGTGTACCGCTACTCCGGCGGCGCGCCGATTATGCTGGCGCTGCTGGCGGACTACATCAGCATCGCCGGCTTCGGGCAACTGCCCGGCATCCTCGACATCGAAACCGATCCTGCGCGTGCGCGTGAGGATCTTGAACGGCAGATCGTTGAGCGTATGATGGGCGCTGAAGGCATCCGGGATACGCTCCCTATGCTGGGGCGTGCGCCAAAAGGCGTTGATGACGAACTGCTGGCGCATCTGCTCGACATTCCGGTTGACGAGGCGCGTCGCCGCCTCGAAGCGATCAAGCGTCTGTCGTTCATCAAGGTGCGCGGCAGTCGCTACTTCCTGCACGATGAGATGTACACTATCCTGACACGGCAGATCTACAGCGCGCCGGACGATGCGCCTGAAGCGGAGCGTGTCAACACGGCGATTATTGAATGGTATCAGGGTCAGATCGACGAGCACCACAAACAACTCGACACCCTGTACGCCCCAATTGAGCAGGAGCGCCGCTTCGTCCAGGTGACGCCGCAACTCGATCACGCGCGTATTGCCAGTGTGCAGCAGGAGATTCAGCGCCTGCTGGTTGAACGCATGTATTACACCCTGCGGCTCGATCCGCTCGACGGGTTTCGGGAGTACGTCCGCCTGAGCTTCTACACGACGTTCACCGGCAACACCATGCTCGACATTCAGATCCAGGCGGAGCTGCTGGTCTTCCTCGACGAGCGCGATCCATCAGGACAGCAACTATCCATTGACGGTCTGGAACGTGAGATAGTCCTGGGTGTTGCGACAATTCACCCGGTTGTTCGCCTGTATGCGGAGAACGATTACGCTGGCGTCATTCAGTATGCGCAGCGTTTGCGTCAGGAAGAGCCGCAGACGCTGCAAACCGCCGGTGGATCGACCGAAGCGGCGCTCAATATCTGGGAAGCGCTGGCGCGGCTTGGGCGCGCCAGCAAAGAGGAGCAGGACCTTGAGCGCGCCGATCGCCTGCTGAATGCTGCCGAACAGATCCTGATCCCGATCATGTATGATAAATCAGAAGCGCGGCGCTGGCGCGCCAGAAGTCTGCTGGCGCTGGCGTACCATGCCCGTGGATTCGGGTTGCGGGTGCGCGGGCAGGTACGTCCGGCAATCGACGCCTATCGCCGCGCCGCTGTACTCTGGCGGCGGGTCGATGTGCCGATCTGTCTGGCATGGACCCTGAACAATCTCGGATTTGTCGAGAGTGAGGAGGGAAACTTTGCCGCTGGCCAGGCGCTGGTCGAGGAAAGTCTTGCGATCCGGAGAAAACTGGGGGCGCGTGCGCTTATCGGTTTGAGCTACTCTACCCTCGCTCGTATTCTCATCCTGGCTGGCGATTACCGGTCTGCCGCTACCAGCGCCGAACGCGCGTTGCGGTTATTCCAGGCGGTCGAGTACCGCCTGGGGCAGGGATTGGCGCTGCGGAACCTTGCCGAGGCGCTGCGCCGATCAGTGACGCGCGATGATGATCCTGCCGAACGGGTGCAGATCCTGCGCGAGGCGCGCGACTATGCGCATGCTGCCTATGAACGCTTCGCAGCGATGGGTGATCGTCTGCGCCAGATCGAATCGCTGATCGAAGAAGGATGTGCGCTGCGCGATCTCATCGGGATAAAACACGATCATCCCTCGTTGCTGAAAGAAGACCTCGATACGCTGATGCAGCAGAGTGTGCAGGCGCAGGAACGCGCCGCCGACCTTGCGCGCCAGACCAACAATGTCTTCCGTCAGGTGGACGCCTGTGTCAATATCGCCTACGCCGGTTTTAACGGAGAACGGCTGGACATCATCGAGAAGGGTCTGGTCGCAGCACGTGAAGCGATCCCTGCTGACTATCTCATTACCCGTCGCGGGTTGCCGGATCTCCACAATCCGAACATTCAGAATCGCCAGTTGTTCACCCAACTTGCGCGCATCCATATGTTGATCGGCAGTCGCCTGTTCAAACATTATCACCGTCTCGTCCAGTCAGCGGGCAACGTGAAAGATGTCGCCCAGGAGTATGCCAGGATCGCTGCGTCGTTCGTTGATGAAATCTCTGCGGATTTTCAGTCGGTCAATGATTGTTTGCGCTATGCAGTCCATCATTACGCGCTGGCATTCGAGTATGATCGGCTGTACAGTCTCAGCGATCCCGGCGGGTTACGGGCGAAAAACACTGTGTATAACTGGCTGAAGGATTTGAGCGCCGAAGAACTAGACATCGTTGCGCAGACAGTGCATGCCATCGAGCGCGACTACCCGGTGGGCAGGTCGGCGATGCGCGACCTCCTCGAAAGCCGGGCGCTGCTGATTGAATAA
- a CDS encoding ATP-binding protein — protein sequence MALTDPPAYRSDLFVNRENEIKAVTNALQNIARGDSEQMRTIVFRGERGLGKSWLALHLHRFVLREAAPRLLPGYHIVSLLINLTPPPEGLTVDKQEWHITHDDAHRIAGEDETHYEALLQKLVAWVAEQLGIVRAPYAPVRDLSAWLAQDVKHKLESEPHLVICLILDSVFETNWNFLDQLERYLLAAFAALPRVLIVMTGRGRPYLWKSPYLRTEREEQSLTPFSTEQVAEQIRRSLSNAPDLSPAVAGLSDEALTRLARRVIDLGGGYPLTNELLASAFVRQALDRLPEGGSLEQALDRETIDASVLENVANRLLEVVPGDQRHRLDEIFNALCVLKDGFRENEMPYLLAALRNTQPEGSAYTIAAMRELRDRLIETNLVRWQDKRYVLDEAVRTVLEQYLKLQRHNVWRRLHEHAADLYATWAQKYPGSRGYYDQRAAYHRGVLEKDAGHSDE from the coding sequence ATGGCACTGACCGATCCGCCGGCATACCGGTCAGATCTCTTTGTCAACCGTGAGAACGAGATCAAGGCGGTGACCAATGCGCTTCAGAACATTGCACGTGGGGACTCCGAACAGATGCGAACAATCGTGTTCCGTGGCGAACGTGGGTTGGGCAAAAGCTGGCTGGCATTGCATCTCCATCGATTCGTTTTGCGAGAAGCGGCGCCCCGCCTGCTGCCGGGCTATCACATCGTGTCGCTGTTGATCAACCTTACACCGCCGCCTGAAGGGTTGACGGTTGATAAACAAGAGTGGCATATCACCCACGATGATGCGCACAGGATCGCCGGGGAGGATGAGACGCACTATGAAGCGCTGCTCCAGAAACTGGTCGCCTGGGTTGCGGAACAACTCGGCATCGTTCGCGCTCCTTACGCTCCGGTGCGCGATCTCTCTGCGTGGCTGGCGCAGGATGTCAAACATAAGCTGGAATCAGAACCACACCTGGTGATCTGTCTGATTCTGGACTCGGTGTTTGAGACGAACTGGAATTTTCTCGATCAACTGGAACGCTACCTGCTCGCCGCGTTTGCAGCGCTGCCGCGTGTTTTGATTGTCATGACCGGACGTGGGCGCCCATACCTCTGGAAGTCGCCCTATCTGCGCACCGAACGTGAAGAACAATCGCTCACCCCCTTCTCCACCGAACAGGTTGCCGAGCAGATCCGACGATCACTCAGCAACGCGCCCGATCTCTCACCTGCGGTCGCCGGTCTATCTGATGAGGCGCTCACCCGGCTGGCGCGGCGGGTGATCGATCTGGGTGGCGGGTATCCGCTGACAAATGAGTTGCTTGCCAGCGCATTCGTGCGTCAGGCGCTCGATAGATTGCCGGAGGGTGGGAGTCTCGAACAGGCGCTCGACCGAGAGACCATCGATGCCAGCGTGCTGGAAAATGTCGCCAACCGCCTGTTGGAGGTCGTGCCAGGAGACCAGCGTCACCGTCTGGATGAAATATTCAATGCGCTGTGTGTGCTCAAAGATGGGTTCCGCGAAAATGAGATGCCTTATCTGCTGGCAGCGCTGCGTAACACGCAACCGGAAGGCTCAGCATACACGATTGCGGCGATGCGCGAGTTGCGTGATCGCCTTATCGAAACCAACCTGGTGCGCTGGCAGGATAAACGGTACGTTCTCGACGAAGCGGTTCGCACCGTGCTCGAACAATACCTGAAATTGCAACGCCACAATGTCTGGCGACGCCTGCACGAGCATGCGGCAGACCTGTACGCAACATGGGCGCAGAAGTACCCCGGCAGCCGCGGGTACTACGATCAGCGCGCCGCATACCATCGCGGCGTTCTGGAGAAAGACGCCGGTCATTCCGATGAGTGA